In the genome of Anomalospiza imberbis isolate Cuckoo-Finch-1a 21T00152 chromosome 11, ASM3175350v1, whole genome shotgun sequence, one region contains:
- the PARP3 gene encoding protein mono-ADP-ribosyltransferase PARP3, whose protein sequence is MASKCQASSSKQPESREKKPKGEEEDDTWSSTLATLKSAPKEKRPATIDGLCPLSTALGAQVYEDYDCTLNQTNIGANNNKFYIIQLLEHDGAYSVWSRWGRVGEEGRSKLMPCASLEAAKKDFEKKFREKTGNSWATRENFIAHPGKYTLIEVQPGAGPEVETTLRVDAVDGDKVCKQRVLPCTLDKATQDLVSLIFSSDMFQDAMQTRNIDVKKMPLGKLSKQQIAKGFEALEELEAVLREQPPQATRLEELSSRFYTIVPHNFGRARPPTINSPELLCAKKDMLLVLADIEVAQSLQAQKEKEEEEEKEVAHPLDQNYALLCCQLSLLDRASREYQLIQTYVTQTGCKLRMLNIWQVARDGEDERFKAHDLLEHRRLLWHGTNVAEVVAILKNGLRIMPRSGGRVGEGIYFVSESSKSACYVGCTSKKVGIMFLTEVALGKPYRITCDDPTLRQPPAGYDSVLACGRTEPDPAQDEEVLLDGKKVLVCQGKPIPMPAYKDSSFSQSEYVIYKESQCRIRYLVQLRF, encoded by the exons ATGGCTTCCAAGTGCCAAGCTTCTTCCTCGAAGCAGCCAgagagcagggaaaagaaaccgaaaggggaggaggaggacgacACCTGGAGCTCCACCTTGGCAACCCTGAAAAGTGCTCCCAAGGAGAAGCGCCCTGCCACAATTGATGGGCTGTGCCccctgagcacagcactggGTGCCCAG GTCTATGAGGACTATGACTGCACCCTGAACCAGACCAACATCGGCGCCAACAACAACAAGTTCTACATCATCCAGCTCCTTGAGCACGATGGTGCCTACAGTGTCTGGAGCCGCTGGGGCCGCGTG GGAGAGGAGGGCCGGTCCAAGCTCATGCCCTGTGCCTCCCTGGAAGCTGCCAAGAAGGACTTTGAGAAGAAGTTTCGGGAGAAGACCGGGAACAGCTGGGCAACGAGGGAGAACTTCATTGCGCACCCAGGGAAGTACACGCTCATTGAGGtgcagccaggggctgggcCGGAGGTGGAGACTACACTCAGG GTGGATGCCGTGGATGGGGACAAGGTCTGCAAGCAGAGGGTGCTGCCCTGCACCTTGGACAAAGCCACACAGGACTTGGTGTCCCTCATCTTCAGCAGTGACATGTTCCAGGATGCCATGCAGACCAGGAATATCG ATGTGAAGAAGATGCCTCTGGGGAAGCTGAGCAAGCAGCAGATCGCAAAGGGCTTTGAGGCactggaagagctggaggcagtGCTGAGGGAGCAGCCCCCCCAGGCCACTCGCCTGGAGGAGCTCTCCTCACGCTTCTACACCATCGTCCCACACAACTTTGGACGGGCACGGCCACCCACCATCAACTCCCCTGAACTGCTGTGTGCCAAGAAGGACATGCTGTTG gtgtTGGCTGACATTGAGGTTGCACAGAGCCTGCAGGCTcagaaagagaaggaggaggaagaggagaaagaagtCGCCCATCCACTGGATCAGAATTAcgccctgctctgctgccagctctccctgctTGACCGAGCTTCCCGGGAATACCag CTGATCCAGACCTACGTGACACAGACGGGGTGCAAACTCCGCATGCTCAACATCTGGCAAGTGGCCCGAGATGGTGAG GATGAGCGTTTCAAGGCCCATGACCTCCTGGAGCACCGGCGCCTGCTTTGGCACGGCACCAATGTGGCAGAGGTGGTGGCCATCCTGAAGAATGGGCTGCGCATCATGCCCCGCTCAGGCGGGCGCGTGGGCGAGGGCATCTACTTTGTCTCAGAGAGCAGCAAATCAGCCTGCTATG TGGGCTGTACATCTAAGAAGGTTGGCATCATGTTCCTGACGGAGGTGGCCCTGGGCAAGCCCTACCGCATCACCTGCGATGACCCCACGCTGCGTCAGCCACCTGCTGGCTATGACAGTGTCCTGGCCTGTGGCCGGACAGAGCCGG ATCCCGCACAGGATGaggaggtgctgctggatgGCAAGAAGGTGCTGGTGTGCCAGGGCAAGCCCATACCCATGCCCGCCTACAAGGACTCCTCCTTCAGCCAGAGCGAGTACGTCATCTACAAGGAAAGCCAGTGCCGGATCCGTTACCTTGTCCAGCTCCGCTTCTGA
- the PCBP4 gene encoding poly(rC)-binding protein 4, with product MASPDGASGVGGSPEETELSITLTLRMLMHGKEIGSIIGKKGETVKRIREQSTARITISEGSCPERITTITGSTDAVFRAVSMIAFKLEEDLGAGGDGVSAGRAPVTLRLVIPASQCGSLIGKAGAKIREIRESTGAQVQVAGDLLPNSTERAVTVSGVPDTIIQCVRQICAVILESPPKGATIPYHPGLSLGTILLSANQGFSMQGQYSGVSPAEVTKLQQLSGHALPFAPLGHAPTMVPGLDASSQSSSQEFLVPNDLIGCIIGRHGSKISEIRQMSGAHIKIGNQTEGSSERHVTITGTPVSITLAQYLITACLETAKSTSQVPPGPGSMDLGMGFSQPLAPGSGAALPAVAPAPPALLGTPYAISLSNFIGLKPVSFLALSPSSMAGPNGGTTTYTTKISAANGTKKADRQKFSPY from the exons ATGGCATCGCCGGACGGAGCCAGTGGCGTGGGCGGCAGTCCTGAGGAGACAGAGCTCAGCATCACCCTGACCCTCCGCATGCTCATGCATGGCAAG GAGATTGGCAGCATCATCGGCAAG AAAGGAGAGACCGTTAAGAGGATACGAGAGCAG AGCACTGCACGCATCACTATCTCGGAAGGGTCCTGCCCTGAGCGCATCACCACGATCACCGGCTCCACCGATGCTGTCTTCCGCGCTGTCTCCATGATCGCCTTCAAGCTGGAGGAG GACCTGGGAGCAGGGGGCGATGGGGTGTCAGCAGGCAGAGCACCGGTGACCCTGCGCCTTGTCATCCCCGCCAGCCAATGCGGTTCCCTCATCGGCAAGGCTGGAGCTAAGATCCGGGAGATCCGGGAG AGCACAGGGGCACAGGTGCAGGTGGCTGGTGACTTGCTGCCCAACTCCACTGAACGGGCTGTCACGGTCTCAGGGGTGCCAGACACCATCATCCAGTGCGTGAGGCAGATCTGCGCTGTCATCCTGGAG TCGCCTCCGAAGGGGGCCACCATACCCTACCACCCTGGTCTCTCCCTGGGCACCATCCTGCTCTCTGCCAATCAG gGTTTCTCCATGCAGGGCCAGTACAGCGGGGTCTCTCCTGCAGAG GTGAcgaagctgcagcagctgtcagGGCATGCGCTTCCCTTCGCCCCCCTGGGCCATGCACCCACCATGGTGCCAG GTCTGGATgccagctcccagagcagctcccaggagtTCCTGGTGCCCAATGAC CTCATCGGCTGCATCATCGGCCGGCACGGCAGCAAGATCAGCGAGATCAGGCAGATGTCGGGTGCCCACATCAAGATTGGCAACCAGACTGAGGGCTCCAGTGAGCGGCACGTGACCATCACAGGGACCCCTGTCAGCATCACCCTGGCTCAGTACCTCATCACAGCCTG CTTAGAGACTGCTAAATCTACCTCCCAGGTGCCACCAGGCCCTGGCTCCATGGACCTCGGCATGGGcttctcccagcccctcgcccCAGGCTCCGGTGCAGCACTTCCCGCCGTCGCGCCAGCCCCCCCGGCCCTGCTGGGCACCCCCTACGCCATCTCCCTCTCCAACTTCATCGGCCTGAAGCCGGTGTCCTTCCTGGCACTGTCCCCATCCTCCATGGCAGGTCCCAATGGTGGCACCACCACCTACACGACCAAGATCTCGGCGGCCAATGGCACCAAGAAAGCTGACCGGCAGAAGTTCTCGCCCTACTGA
- the GPR62 gene encoding G-protein coupled receptor 62: MPSWTGSNTTDSLELLSIPEHSIAQEVVGLFCMILLTLTALVANIVVMVIILKTPLFRKFIFVCHLCVVNLLSAIFLMPLGIISSSSCFNWVIYSIAECKAVIFLNICFISASILTICIISVERYYYIVHPLRYEVKMTIRLAVAGVVFIWVKSVLTTVLALVAWPHGNGATSASRCTVYWSPGAHKKVFVILFSITCFILPTVIILAVYSSIYRVARTASLQQAPVPAQAVAPRHRCDSIASQVTILTARILMLPRLIPDRLLGSNKAILTLVLIVGQFLCCWLPFFAFHLHSSVTVGTVGGGHGEMVVTWIAYSSFAVNPFFYGLLNRQIREELARLRRSCLNHPLGQELCLSISEASVQENFLQFLQRATCTLETHTSCISPSPRNRLDQTAAGFPSPGQVPEESS; the protein is encoded by the coding sequence ATGCCGAGCTGGACAGGGTCAAACACCACGGACAGCCtagagctgctctccatccccgAGCACTCCATTGCCCAGGAGGTGGTGGGCCTCTTCTGCATGATCCTGCTCACCCTcactgccctggtggccaacATCGTGGTGATGGTCATCATCCTCAAAACGCCCCTTTTCAGGAAGTTCATCTTTGTCTGCCACCTCTGTGTGGTCAATCTCCTCTCAGCTATTTTCCTCATGCCCCTGGGGATcatctccagctcctcctgtttCAACTGGGTTATCTACAGCATTGCTGAGTGCAAGGCCGTGATATTCCTGAACATCTGCTTCATCAGTGCCTCTATTCTCACCATCTGCATCATCAGCGTGGAGCGGTACTACTACATCGTCCACCCCTTGAGGTATGAGGTCAAGATGACCATCAGGCTGGCGGTGGCTGGAGTGGTTTTCATTTGGGTCAAGTCTGTTCTCACCACTGTCTTGGCATTAGTGGCATGGCCTCATGGCAATGGGGCCACCAGTGCTAGCCGCTGCACAGTCTACTGGAGCCCCGGGGCTCACAAGAAGGTTTTTGTGATCCTCTTCAGCATCACCTGCTTTATTCTGCCCACCGTCATTATCCTCGCTGTCTACTCCAGCATCTACCGCGTGGCCCGGACTGCGTCCCTGCAGCAGGCAcctgtgccagcacaggcagttgcACCCAGACACCGATGTGACTCCATCGCCAGCCAAGTGACCATCCTCACTGCCAGGATCCTGATGCTGCCCAGGCTGATCCCAGATCGCCTTCTAGGAAGCAACAAGGCCATCCTCACCTTGGTCCTCATTGTGGGACAATTcttgtgctgctggctgccttTCTTTGCCTTCCACTTGCACTCCTCTGTCACTGTTGGCACTGTGGGTGGTGGGCACGGGGAGATGGTGGTCACCTGGATTGCCTACTCCTCCTTTGCCGTTAATCCTTTCTTCTACGGGTTGCTGAACCGCCAAATCCGTGAGGAGCTGGCCCGGCTCCGTCGCAGCTGTCTTAACCATCCACTTGGTCAGGAGCTCTGTCTTTCCATCTCAGAGGCTTCTGTTCAGGAAAACTTCTTGCAGTTCCTCCAGAGAGCAACTTGCACACTGGAGACCCACACCAGCTGcatcagccccagccccaggaacaGGCTGGACCAGACCGCAGCGGGCTTCCCTTCCCCAGGTCAAGTTCCCGAAGAGAGCAGCTGA